A DNA window from Ornithinimicrobium humiphilum contains the following coding sequences:
- a CDS encoding DUF5677 domain-containing protein — MLALTSHVYECAKFLRPHLPTELSPVQMPIVRAILESAMTVLWVDKVEDAAAAFLNEEIRQRNNLQNTLRETPWFAAHADQVAHAGDDPQPTSAAEEARRFNRLLERLGAQDFYAFYRLLSAVTHPSVTLTDCYLEGDDGRGFPFTLMPRAERLSSSEGNAWLMAVCMLWTARTVNYYDGDKQRRSQLRRLGRDMGIKVDFQPR, encoded by the coding sequence GTGCTGGCGCTGACCTCGCACGTGTACGAGTGCGCCAAGTTCCTGCGGCCCCATCTCCCGACCGAACTGAGTCCAGTGCAGATGCCGATCGTTCGCGCAATCCTGGAGTCGGCGATGACGGTTCTGTGGGTCGACAAGGTGGAGGACGCCGCCGCCGCCTTCTTGAACGAAGAAATTCGTCAGAGGAACAACCTCCAGAACACCCTGCGGGAAACGCCGTGGTTCGCGGCACATGCCGACCAAGTTGCGCATGCCGGAGACGATCCGCAGCCGACTTCGGCGGCAGAAGAGGCGAGGCGGTTCAACCGGCTGCTGGAGAGACTTGGCGCCCAAGACTTCTATGCGTTTTACAGATTACTGAGCGCCGTCACGCACCCGTCCGTCACCCTCACGGACTGCTACCTGGAAGGGGACGACGGCCGCGGTTTCCCGTTCACCCTCATGCCAAGGGCCGAGCGACTGTCGTCATCAGAGGGCAACGCCTGGCTCATGGCTGTCTGCATGCTTTGGACCGCCCGCACGGTCAACTACTACGACGGTGACAAGCAACGTCGCAGCCAGCTCCGGCGACTGGGGCGAGATATGGGCATCAAGGTTGATTTCCAGCCCCGATGA
- a CDS encoding dienelactone hydrolase family protein, producing the protein MNEPVGHMEAVPTSEPVGDVAEIRFTAVRGGHQVPAVAWLPATPAGSRVVLLGHGGSGHKGIHRHRVLAHQLASEGVACLAIDGPYHGDRAVPGDGLLDYQRRVVDEGPEAVHARMRQDWLHALDHASHRWGLDAESVGYFGVSMGARYGIVVSAALGPRLKTAVLGKFGLVTHDSMMLAVSANDVVRQCAAQINAPLLHHVQWNDEIFPLQGQLELFDLFGSPEKILRGRPGPHHQTRADDLLAWSQHLAQYLRHTSR; encoded by the coding sequence ATGAACGAGCCCGTGGGCCACATGGAGGCGGTGCCGACGTCGGAGCCGGTGGGGGACGTGGCCGAGATCAGGTTCACGGCGGTTCGTGGCGGGCACCAGGTTCCTGCGGTGGCGTGGCTTCCTGCCACCCCCGCAGGCTCACGGGTGGTTCTTCTTGGTCATGGTGGGAGTGGACACAAGGGCATCCACCGGCACCGCGTGCTCGCACACCAGCTCGCGAGCGAGGGTGTGGCCTGTCTCGCAATTGACGGGCCGTATCACGGAGACCGCGCGGTCCCGGGCGATGGCCTGTTGGACTATCAACGACGGGTCGTAGACGAGGGGCCCGAGGCTGTTCATGCCCGCATGCGCCAGGACTGGCTCCATGCCCTGGATCACGCATCTCACCGATGGGGACTAGATGCGGAATCGGTCGGGTACTTCGGGGTTTCGATGGGCGCGCGGTACGGCATCGTGGTTAGCGCGGCGCTGGGTCCGCGGCTGAAGACTGCAGTCCTTGGCAAGTTCGGGCTCGTTACTCACGATTCGATGATGCTGGCCGTGTCGGCGAACGATGTGGTGCGGCAGTGCGCTGCTCAGATCAACGCGCCGCTGCTCCACCACGTCCAGTGGAACGACGAGATCTTTCCCCTGCAAGGGCAGTTAGAGCTGTTCGACCTGTTCGGCTCGCCTGAGAAGATCCTGCGGGGACGACCAGGGCCACATCATCAGACACGAGCCGATGACCTCCTCGCATGGAGCCAACACCTGGCTCAGTATCTGCGCCACACCTCTAGATAG
- a CDS encoding HAD-IA family hydrolase produces MTFDLFSALIDSRTGAGAVFDRLSATYGWSVNGKTVYDAWDVQNKRAQRLCATWQPYRALAGQALAEAYAALHIEGDVAADLAQVLDSIPAWPLWPDVSEGLPTLGERYRLGLLSNVDDELFARTQAAAYIQPDLAMTSERLGAYKPSPAIYERAQEALGPIVHIPTSARDVRGALEAGLPVVRLRRPGHELDPDGPRPTLEASHLGELAALVPRAARRCALDGSGREDAP; encoded by the coding sequence GTGACTTTCGACCTTTTCAGCGCTTTGATCGACTCGCGCACCGGGGCAGGGGCCGTCTTCGACCGCCTCAGCGCCACCTACGGCTGGTCGGTGAACGGCAAGACCGTGTACGACGCCTGGGATGTTCAGAACAAGCGGGCGCAACGGCTTTGTGCGACGTGGCAGCCCTACCGGGCGCTGGCGGGTCAGGCGCTCGCCGAGGCCTATGCCGCGCTGCACATCGAGGGAGATGTCGCCGCCGATCTCGCGCAGGTTCTCGATTCGATTCCCGCATGGCCGCTCTGGCCGGACGTGAGTGAGGGACTGCCGACCCTGGGGGAGCGCTACCGTCTTGGCCTGCTCTCGAACGTTGACGATGAGCTCTTCGCTCGGACCCAGGCAGCGGCATACATCCAACCGGACCTCGCGATGACTTCTGAGCGTCTGGGCGCATACAAGCCGAGTCCTGCGATCTATGAGCGCGCACAGGAGGCACTTGGCCCCATCGTTCACATCCCCACGTCCGCGAGGGACGTCAGAGGTGCGCTGGAGGCTGGCCTTCCGGTGGTCCGCCTTCGGCGCCCCGGACACGAGCTCGACCCGGACGGACCACGCCCCACCCTTGAGGCATCCCACCTGGGTGAGCTTGCGGCACTCGTCCCGCGCGCCGCCCGGCGGTGTGCCCTGGACGGCTCAGGCAGGGAAGACGCCCCCTGA
- the cysM gene encoding cysteine synthase CysM gives MEDVIGDTPLVRLQRLPGPENERRGNVILAKLEGNNPAGSVKDRPAISMIRGAEARGEISPGDTLLEATSGNTGIGLAMAAAISGYPLIIVMPEDASVERIQTMKAYGAELVLTPAAGGMEEARDVVTQMEQEGRGRVLDQFGNPDNPRAHETGTGPELWRQTDGRITHFVSAMGTTGTITGVSHFLKSQNPDVEIIGAQPAEGARIPGIRAWPPEYVPRIFDPSAVDRTIEVSQPDAEEMARRLAREEGIFGGISAAGACWTALQVAEEVEEATIVFVVCDRGDRYLSGGVFPA, from the coding sequence ATGGAGGACGTCATCGGCGACACGCCGCTGGTGCGTCTGCAGCGCCTCCCGGGGCCCGAGAACGAGCGGCGCGGCAACGTCATACTCGCCAAGCTCGAGGGCAACAACCCGGCCGGCTCCGTGAAGGACCGCCCCGCGATCAGCATGATCCGCGGCGCCGAGGCACGCGGTGAGATCTCCCCCGGCGACACCCTGCTCGAGGCCACGTCGGGCAACACCGGGATCGGCCTGGCCATGGCGGCGGCGATCAGCGGCTACCCGCTGATCATCGTGATGCCCGAGGACGCCTCGGTCGAGCGGATCCAGACGATGAAGGCGTATGGCGCCGAGCTGGTCCTCACCCCCGCCGCGGGTGGCATGGAGGAGGCTCGCGACGTCGTCACGCAGATGGAGCAGGAGGGTCGGGGCCGGGTCCTGGACCAGTTCGGCAACCCGGACAACCCGCGCGCCCACGAGACCGGCACGGGTCCGGAGCTCTGGCGGCAGACCGACGGGCGGATCACCCACTTCGTCTCCGCGATGGGCACGACCGGCACGATCACCGGGGTCAGCCACTTCCTGAAGTCGCAGAACCCCGACGTCGAGATCATCGGGGCGCAGCCTGCGGAGGGTGCCAGGATTCCTGGCATCCGCGCCTGGCCGCCGGAGTACGTGCCGCGGATCTTCGACCCCTCCGCGGTGGACCGGACCATCGAGGTCAGCCAGCCGGACGCCGAGGAGATGGCCCGCCGGCTGGCCCGCGAGGAGGGCATCTTCGGCGGGATCTCCGCGGCCGGTGCCTGCTGGACCGCGCTGCAGGTGGCCGAGGAGGTCGAGGAGGCGACGATCGTCTTCGTCGTCTGCGACCGAGGGGACCGTTACCTCTCAGGGGGCGTCTTCCCTGCCTGA
- a CDS encoding cold-shock protein, with protein sequence MTEGTVRWFDTDRGFGFIALGPDAEDLYVHASEIISNDAVKVLREGQVVEFEIGEGDRGPMARRVRVTADQSADSPLGVLGTVSWYEPSKGYGFVTPDSGDGEIFVHSSAIVGGGIITEGQRVAFLVVPGEKGPQADHLLPLGSEAAGPAAAAQADGADGTVTWYDADKGFGFITPESGGADVFVHARELDGDLDELDEGDRVTFETVQGDRGPQARDVRLAGGGSKARGRAPQRSGSRPGSRGRDDSGVPARGGEGTVVRYDPERGFGFISPDSGGADLFVHVSTLKGVDELYSGDRVRFQVRQSDRGPQADRVELA encoded by the coding sequence GTGACCGAGGGAACCGTCCGCTGGTTCGACACCGACCGGGGCTTCGGGTTCATCGCCCTCGGCCCGGACGCCGAGGACCTCTACGTCCACGCGTCCGAGATCATCAGCAACGACGCGGTGAAGGTGCTCCGCGAGGGGCAGGTCGTCGAGTTCGAGATCGGTGAGGGCGACCGCGGTCCGATGGCCCGCCGCGTCCGCGTGACGGCCGACCAGTCCGCCGACTCGCCGCTGGGCGTGCTCGGCACCGTCTCCTGGTACGAGCCATCCAAGGGCTACGGCTTCGTCACCCCCGACAGCGGCGACGGCGAGATCTTCGTGCACAGCTCGGCCATCGTCGGCGGCGGCATCATCACCGAGGGGCAGCGCGTCGCCTTCCTCGTCGTGCCCGGCGAGAAGGGTCCGCAGGCCGACCACCTCCTCCCGCTGGGCTCGGAGGCCGCCGGCCCCGCGGCCGCCGCGCAGGCGGACGGCGCCGACGGCACCGTCACCTGGTACGACGCCGACAAGGGCTTCGGCTTCATCACCCCCGAGTCCGGCGGCGCCGACGTCTTCGTCCACGCCCGCGAGCTCGACGGCGACCTCGACGAGCTCGACGAGGGCGACCGGGTCACCTTCGAGACCGTCCAGGGCGACCGCGGCCCGCAGGCCCGCGACGTGCGCCTGGCCGGCGGCGGCTCCAAGGCGCGGGGCCGTGCGCCCCAGCGGTCGGGCTCCCGTCCGGGGTCCCGCGGGCGCGACGACTCCGGCGTGCCGGCGCGCGGCGGCGAGGGCACGGTCGTGCGCTACGACCCGGAGCGCGGCTTCGGCTTCATCTCGCCCGACTCCGGCGGGGCGGACCTCTTCGTCCACGTCTCGACCCTCAAGGGCGTCGACGAGCTCTACTCCGGTGACCGGGTCCGCTTCCAGGTGCGTCAGAGCGACCGCGGCCCGCAGGCCGACCGCGTCGAGCTGGCCTGA
- a CDS encoding VOC family protein codes for MTSPAPYLFLPGTARKALGFYADVFGGTVEMHTLADFGRTDGPPDAIAHGSVSGGPVTLFVADATGDQPPFSCEGLLFSLLGAAPPAVLHEWFDKLAKDGHVVDELRERSWGATDGQVIDPYGLRWLVGYEPDDA; via the coding sequence ATGACGTCACCTGCGCCATACCTGTTCCTGCCCGGCACGGCGCGTAAGGCCCTGGGCTTCTACGCGGACGTCTTCGGCGGCACCGTCGAGATGCACACGCTCGCGGACTTCGGCCGCACCGACGGGCCGCCCGACGCGATCGCGCACGGCTCGGTCTCGGGCGGTCCCGTGACGCTGTTCGTCGCCGACGCCACCGGTGACCAGCCGCCGTTCTCGTGCGAGGGGTTGCTCTTCTCGCTGCTCGGCGCGGCGCCGCCCGCCGTCCTGCACGAGTGGTTCGACAAGCTCGCCAAGGACGGGCATGTCGTCGACGAGCTGCGGGAGCGCTCGTGGGGCGCGACCGACGGGCAGGTCATCGACCCCTACGGCCTGCGCTGGCTCGTCGGCTACGAGCCGGACGACGCCTGA
- a CDS encoding MarR family winged helix-turn-helix transcriptional regulator → MTTVPTSLPSGEPDLLALDQQVCFALAVASRNVIALYRPFLDPMGLTHPQYLVMLALWEETPVSVVRLSQRLSLEPATLSPLLKRLEARGLITRERRPDDERSLAISLTPRGRELRAEAERIPAGILDRLGMSLEELVGLRDVLHRLIDASTRASAPDGA, encoded by the coding sequence ATGACGACCGTGCCGACGTCCCTGCCCTCGGGGGAGCCCGACCTGCTGGCGCTCGACCAGCAGGTGTGCTTCGCGCTGGCCGTCGCCTCGCGCAACGTCATCGCGCTCTACCGCCCGTTCCTCGACCCGATGGGGCTCACGCACCCGCAGTACCTCGTGATGCTCGCCCTCTGGGAGGAGACGCCCGTCAGCGTCGTGCGGCTCAGCCAGCGGCTCAGCCTCGAGCCCGCGACCCTGTCGCCGCTGCTCAAGCGTCTCGAGGCGCGTGGCCTGATCACGCGCGAGCGGCGGCCCGACGACGAGCGATCCCTCGCCATCTCCCTGACCCCGCGCGGCCGCGAGCTGCGCGCCGAGGCCGAACGCATCCCCGCCGGCATCCTCGACCGGCTCGGCATGAGCCTGGAGGAGCTCGTCGGCCTGCGCGACGTGCTGCACCGCCTCATCGACGCCAGCACCCGGGCGAGCGCGCCCGACGGCGCCTGA
- a CDS encoding GNAT family acetyltransferase, translated as MDISRLPSELEQAAVRLWHDCGLTRPWNDPAADLARALDGPSSTVLAAVDDGRLVGTVMAGHDGHRGWVYYLAVDPGSRGAGLGRALMEAAESWLREQGAPKVQLMVRADNTAVVDFYERLGYVDQKVALLGRFLDEELQAMRERASHD; from the coding sequence ATGGACATCTCGCGTCTCCCCTCCGAGCTGGAGCAGGCGGCCGTCCGGCTGTGGCACGACTGCGGCCTGACCCGCCCGTGGAACGACCCCGCCGCCGACCTTGCGCGCGCTCTTGACGGCCCGTCCTCGACGGTGCTCGCGGCGGTGGACGACGGCCGGCTGGTGGGAACGGTCATGGCGGGCCACGACGGCCACCGCGGCTGGGTCTACTACCTGGCGGTCGACCCCGGCTCGCGCGGGGCCGGCCTCGGGCGGGCGCTGATGGAGGCGGCCGAGTCGTGGCTGCGCGAGCAGGGCGCACCCAAGGTGCAGCTCATGGTGCGGGCGGACAACACGGCCGTCGTCGACTTCTACGAGCGGCTCGGGTATGTCGACCAGAAGGTCGCGCTCCTCGGTCGCTTCCTCGACGAGGAGCTGCAGGCGATGCGCGAGCGGGCGTCGCACGACTGA
- a CDS encoding OsmC family protein — translation MDGSVFAVTATAGTLRAAEGVLLRHTWTEEGVVAGPATNGAQLLHLSVALCLLNDAYRESERLGFHLDGVEVAVDGGFDAEWRSTGIRYRITLDSDATPEEHARLLAVLHEVAEIPRALRAGTTVTRMG, via the coding sequence ATGGACGGGTCGGTCTTCGCCGTGACCGCCACGGCCGGCACGCTGCGGGCCGCGGAGGGAGTCCTGCTGCGGCATACCTGGACCGAGGAGGGGGTCGTCGCGGGGCCGGCGACCAACGGCGCGCAGCTGCTGCACCTGTCCGTGGCCCTGTGCCTGCTCAACGACGCCTACCGCGAGTCCGAGCGGCTGGGCTTCCACCTGGACGGGGTCGAGGTGGCGGTGGACGGCGGCTTCGACGCCGAGTGGCGCTCGACCGGCATCCGCTACCGGATCACGCTCGACTCCGACGCCACGCCCGAGGAGCACGCCCGCCTGCTCGCCGTGCTCCACGAGGTCGCCGAGATCCCGAGGGCGCTCCGCGCGGGGACCACCGTGACGAGGATGGGCTGA
- a CDS encoding DEAD/DEAH box helicase has protein sequence MTDRSEEEYVARRAPRHNDASPRQNGAGTRQKSGGNRARQNGASRTSRRPRHDNEGVIPVLARVTRELESAVQRGKVTSSTKAKFQAVALLVREERARIKGDAGTSEAKRAEELKRLDGIATILATTAVRESGLLALLADEAVVTDRAREMRRELLEQAGLEVPEEPEAPVEEPEPAELAAAARRVVPQSVISRQLANPFLPPDFSAVPKKKAKPRRLAGWELIEPLLRSFESGGGMACMDLPEPGVARFLGGRELMPHQASLIAAAAEGHRTFLLADEPGLGKTAQALLAAEAADAYPLLVVVPNVVKMNWAREAELWTPSHPVTVVHGDGDTIDGFADIIVVNYEVLDRHVGWLGQLGLRGIVVDEAHYIKNPRSQRSQNVLELSRRVRERRADPLLMALTGTPLINDIEDFTAIWQFLGWIDETRPLGDLMEALEDIGLTPADRGFASAAREAVIDQGIVRRRKVDVAADLPARRVADVPVELDGEAGRSVRAAEQRLARRLLARYDAALEARHPGGLPFGIDHDVVRQVAAAERSAKATKSDENVFTMMRHIGQAKAGLAADYAAQLARNAGKVVFFAKHIDVMDAAEETFAKRGLRYASIRGDQTATARQKQIDAFTNDPDVAVIVCSLTAAGVGVNLQVASNLVLAELSWTDAEQTQAIDRVHRIGQDQPVTAWRIIAAQTLDTRIAELIGSKAGLAARALDGAEPEETEAEDVQLEALVTLLEQALEERVGAAAS, from the coding sequence ATGACCGATCGCTCCGAGGAGGAGTACGTGGCTCGACGAGCCCCGCGTCACAACGACGCATCCCCGCGCCAGAACGGCGCCGGCACCCGCCAGAAGAGCGGCGGCAACCGCGCGCGCCAGAACGGTGCCTCGCGCACCTCGCGCCGACCGCGCCACGACAACGAGGGCGTCATCCCGGTGCTGGCCCGGGTCACCCGCGAGCTCGAGTCGGCCGTGCAGCGCGGCAAGGTCACCTCGTCGACGAAGGCGAAGTTCCAGGCCGTGGCGCTGCTCGTGCGCGAGGAGCGCGCCCGCATCAAGGGCGACGCCGGCACGTCCGAGGCCAAGCGGGCCGAGGAGCTCAAGCGCCTCGACGGCATCGCCACCATCCTGGCCACCACCGCCGTCCGCGAGAGCGGGCTGCTCGCCCTGCTGGCCGACGAGGCCGTGGTCACCGACCGGGCGCGCGAGATGCGCCGCGAGCTGCTCGAGCAGGCCGGTCTGGAGGTGCCCGAGGAGCCCGAGGCCCCGGTCGAGGAGCCGGAGCCGGCCGAGCTGGCCGCGGCCGCCCGCCGCGTCGTGCCCCAGTCGGTGATCTCCCGCCAGCTGGCCAACCCCTTCCTGCCGCCGGACTTCTCCGCCGTGCCCAAGAAGAAGGCCAAGCCCCGCCGCCTCGCCGGCTGGGAGCTCATCGAGCCGTTGCTGCGCTCCTTCGAGAGCGGCGGGGGTATGGCGTGCATGGACCTGCCCGAGCCCGGCGTCGCCCGCTTCCTGGGCGGCCGCGAGCTCATGCCCCACCAGGCCAGCCTCATCGCCGCCGCGGCGGAGGGCCACCGCACCTTCCTGCTCGCCGACGAGCCCGGCCTGGGCAAGACCGCGCAGGCGCTGCTCGCCGCCGAGGCGGCCGACGCCTACCCCCTGCTCGTGGTGGTGCCCAACGTCGTGAAGATGAACTGGGCCCGCGAGGCCGAGCTGTGGACCCCGAGCCACCCGGTGACGGTGGTCCACGGCGACGGCGACACCATCGACGGCTTCGCCGACATCATCGTCGTCAATTACGAGGTGCTGGACCGGCACGTCGGCTGGCTCGGCCAGCTCGGGCTGCGCGGCATCGTCGTCGACGAGGCGCACTACATCAAGAACCCGCGCTCGCAGCGCTCCCAGAACGTCCTGGAGCTTTCGCGGCGGGTCCGCGAGCGCCGGGCCGACCCGCTGCTCATGGCCCTCACCGGCACGCCGCTCATCAACGACATCGAGGACTTCACCGCGATCTGGCAGTTCCTCGGCTGGATCGACGAGACCCGGCCGCTCGGCGACCTCATGGAGGCGCTGGAGGACATCGGCCTGACCCCGGCCGACCGCGGCTTCGCCTCGGCGGCCCGTGAGGCCGTCATCGACCAGGGCATCGTCCGGCGCCGCAAGGTCGACGTGGCGGCCGACCTGCCCGCGCGTCGCGTCGCCGACGTGCCCGTCGAGCTCGACGGCGAGGCGGGACGCTCCGTCCGGGCCGCCGAGCAGCGGCTCGCGCGCCGGCTGCTGGCCCGCTACGACGCGGCCCTGGAGGCCCGTCACCCGGGCGGCCTGCCGTTCGGCATCGACCACGACGTCGTGCGCCAGGTGGCCGCGGCGGAGCGGTCGGCCAAGGCCACCAAGTCCGACGAGAACGTCTTCACGATGATGCGGCACATCGGCCAGGCCAAGGCCGGGCTGGCGGCCGACTACGCCGCCCAGCTGGCGCGCAACGCCGGCAAGGTCGTCTTCTTCGCCAAGCACATCGACGTCATGGACGCCGCCGAGGAGACCTTCGCCAAGCGCGGCCTGCGCTACGCCTCGATCCGCGGCGACCAGACCGCCACGGCGCGCCAGAAGCAGATCGACGCCTTCACCAACGACCCCGACGTCGCCGTGATCGTCTGCTCGCTGACGGCCGCCGGGGTCGGGGTCAACCTCCAGGTCGCCTCCAACCTGGTGCTCGCCGAGCTGTCGTGGACCGACGCCGAGCAGACCCAGGCGATCGACCGCGTCCACCGCATCGGCCAGGACCAGCCGGTCACGGCCTGGCGCATCATCGCGGCGCAGACGCTCGACACCCGCATCGCCGAGCTCATCGGCAGCAAGGCCGGGCTGGCGGCGCGGGCGCTCGACGGGGCGGAGCCGGAGGAGACCGAGGCCGAGGACGTGCAGCTCGAGGCGCTCGTCACTCTCCTCGAGCAGGCGCTGGAGGAGCGGGTGGGAGCCGCGGCGTCCTGA
- a CDS encoding hydrolase — MTIQGEEDGWRICATCGVENDTDEQTCAICDDDRQYLPPGGQRWTSLAGRAAEGCHVEITELEPDLYALHASPKADIGQTALLVRTPGGNLLWEVPGHLDDAGVEAVAELGGVAAIMASHPHMYGLQLEWARAFGAVVHVAEADRRWVRREGPEISAWTEPFEVLPGIRAVQTGGHFPGSTVALWEAGAEGRGVLLSGDTCKAVPDTGWVSFMRSFPNLIPLSPAVVERVSGAITALSFDRLYDNFGLQVPSGAREAVVRSTERYVAWVRGDFDSLT; from the coding sequence ATGACGATCCAGGGCGAGGAGGACGGGTGGCGGATCTGCGCCACCTGCGGCGTGGAGAACGACACCGACGAGCAGACCTGCGCGATCTGCGACGACGACCGGCAGTACCTCCCGCCCGGCGGCCAGCGCTGGACCAGCCTCGCCGGACGGGCCGCCGAGGGCTGCCACGTCGAGATCACCGAGCTGGAGCCCGACCTCTACGCGCTGCACGCCAGCCCCAAGGCCGACATCGGGCAGACCGCGTTGCTCGTGCGCACGCCCGGCGGCAACCTGCTCTGGGAGGTGCCGGGCCATCTCGACGACGCCGGGGTCGAGGCCGTCGCCGAGCTCGGCGGGGTCGCGGCGATCATGGCCAGCCACCCCCACATGTACGGCCTCCAGCTGGAGTGGGCCCGGGCCTTCGGTGCCGTGGTCCACGTCGCCGAGGCGGACCGGCGGTGGGTGCGTCGCGAGGGTCCGGAGATCTCCGCCTGGACCGAGCCCTTCGAGGTGCTGCCGGGGATCCGCGCCGTCCAGACCGGCGGCCACTTCCCGGGCAGCACGGTCGCGCTGTGGGAGGCCGGCGCCGAGGGGCGGGGGGTGCTGCTCTCCGGCGACACCTGCAAGGCCGTGCCCGACACCGGCTGGGTGAGCTTCATGCGGTCCTTCCCCAACCTCATACCCCTGTCGCCGGCGGTGGTGGAGCGGGTCTCGGGCGCGATCACCGCGCTGTCCTTCGACCGGCTCTACGACAACTTCGGCCTGCAGGTCCCGAGCGGTGCGCGCGAGGCGGTGGTCCGCTCGACCGAGCGCTACGTCGCCTGGGTGAGAGGTGACTTCGACTCCCTCACCTGA
- a CDS encoding VOC family protein produces MRLENIVMQARDPIATGRFWSAALGLVDGRPATEGDYEGRLVLEDGFWIDLCIEPVPDPPPPGWRLHLDLSAEGDHEGLVERLLGLGATTIDIGQGNPPWEVMADPDGNPFCVMEERSVYVGTGPIAALPLDSADPERDGVLYAALTGWVPVTGLAPVTLRHPSLRGPLLELCPEPEPKIRQNRTHLDVRPEAGGPGQQELVELALTMGATPADEPWAQGHPWVVMRDVSGNEFCVLADGQPPA; encoded by the coding sequence ATGCGGCTGGAGAACATCGTCATGCAGGCCCGGGACCCGATCGCGACGGGCCGGTTCTGGTCGGCCGCACTGGGACTCGTCGACGGGCGGCCCGCCACGGAGGGCGACTACGAGGGCCGGCTCGTCCTCGAGGACGGCTTCTGGATCGACCTGTGCATCGAGCCGGTCCCCGACCCGCCGCCGCCCGGCTGGCGGCTCCACCTCGACCTCTCCGCCGAGGGCGACCACGAGGGGCTCGTCGAGCGGCTGCTCGGGCTGGGCGCGACGACGATCGACATCGGCCAGGGCAACCCGCCGTGGGAGGTGATGGCCGACCCCGACGGCAACCCGTTCTGCGTGATGGAGGAGCGGTCGGTCTACGTCGGCACCGGGCCGATCGCGGCGCTGCCGCTGGACAGCGCCGACCCCGAGCGGGACGGGGTCCTGTATGCCGCACTCACCGGCTGGGTGCCCGTGACCGGTCTGGCGCCGGTCACCCTGCGACACCCCAGCCTGCGCGGCCCGCTGCTCGAGCTCTGCCCCGAGCCGGAGCCGAAGATCCGGCAGAACCGCACCCACCTCGACGTGCGCCCGGAGGCCGGCGGCCCCGGCCAGCAGGAGCTGGTCGAGCTGGCGCTGACGATGGGAGCCACGCCGGCCGACGAGCCGTGGGCGCAGGGCCACCCGTGGGTCGTGATGCGCGACGTCTCGGGCAACGAGTTCTGCGTGCTGGCCGACGGGCAGCCGCCCGCCTGA
- a CDS encoding acyl-CoA thioesterase: protein MTDGSLTDPIDDLLDVLDLTWEGSTTIRAVVPDGSSADLGASEGDVFLGRSQPQPHGRVFGGQVLAQAVMAAGRTVSPVEDGTDAEPQPRFIHSMHAYFLRPGDDKKPIRFVVERMRDGRSFSARRVHALQEGRILLSLTASFQEPAEGLEHDLPMPEAPDPETLRPDREILAKIDHPAARHRAHRNAIELRHTAPLLLGPSEPGRAEQSVWLRVERQLPDDDLLHAAVLAYASDYVLLEPILRHHGIGWGDPRLRPASLDHAMWFHRPVRADQWLLYTQSSPSARSGRGLGLGHMFASDGSLAATVAQEGMVRLKG from the coding sequence GTGACCGACGGATCCCTGACCGACCCGATCGACGACCTCCTCGACGTCCTGGACCTGACCTGGGAGGGCTCCACGACCATCCGGGCCGTCGTCCCCGACGGCTCGTCGGCCGACCTGGGTGCCTCCGAGGGCGACGTCTTCCTCGGGCGCAGCCAGCCGCAGCCCCACGGGCGCGTCTTCGGCGGCCAGGTGCTCGCGCAGGCCGTGATGGCGGCGGGCCGCACCGTCAGCCCCGTCGAGGACGGCACGGACGCCGAGCCGCAGCCCCGGTTCATCCACTCGATGCACGCCTACTTCCTGCGGCCGGGCGACGACAAGAAGCCGATCCGCTTCGTCGTCGAGCGCATGCGCGACGGCCGCAGCTTCTCGGCCCGCCGCGTCCACGCCCTCCAGGAGGGCCGCATCCTGCTCTCCCTGACCGCCTCCTTCCAGGAGCCGGCCGAGGGGCTCGAGCACGACCTGCCGATGCCCGAGGCGCCGGACCCCGAGACGCTGCGCCCCGACCGCGAGATCCTCGCCAAGATCGACCACCCGGCCGCCCGGCACCGCGCCCACCGCAACGCCATCGAGCTGCGGCACACCGCACCGCTCCTGCTGGGCCCGTCCGAGCCTGGCCGGGCCGAGCAGTCGGTCTGGCTGCGGGTCGAGCGCCAGCTGCCCGACGACGACCTGCTCCACGCCGCGGTCCTGGCCTACGCCTCGGACTATGTGCTGCTCGAGCCGATCCTGCGCCACCACGGCATCGGCTGGGGCGACCCGCGGCTGCGACCGGCCAGCCTCGACCACGCGATGTGGTTCCACCGCCCGGTCCGTGCCGACCAGTGGCTGCTCTACACCCAGTCCTCGCCGTCGGCCCGCTCCGGGCGCGGCCTGGGGCTGGGCCACATGTTCGCCTCCGACGGCTCGCTCGCGGCCACCGTCGCCCAGGAGGGCATGGTCCGGCTCAAGGGCTGA